Proteins from a single region of Chryseobacterium scophthalmum:
- a CDS encoding TonB-dependent receptor, whose amino-acid sequence MKKVYLLLPVFAVQFAFAQNSQRYYSGTFFNEKKKPQNFLKIFNKNSGVYELTDEKGYAIIAAKEYDTLVWNNGKNIEVVSWVYELKYLLENQVPRETVKDINSKDYESLLEKPLIDKFSIEHSYDSLSKNSDRQFSAVRKLKLKSDSLYKIKSQPKRSLVFNGSFSTSVDIKNRNRIPQTQSRYVQGRSENGSLIWKGPDTGEMFSFGPDISTLGFNGQPYEYDVNGQLVDLSNAVSPAKAYKNNIFKTTVGYSNQLNINAMIKSDGYNEDARISFSLGQRKDQMYFIDQFDVTNSFKAKFSTKILNFNFNAGFNYEENKATNTNRIGLFNRAYQNSLLTPVSFSNKQNAYLSNGLQRSYSLYADNPDFLFDQANKYNYYENIRQFNFDVSKNWDDFKLNISQAYDNQDIMHRDIYKPSTNEFINGLYNRRDQKNEFYNSNILTSYEFGYNDFKNKFSLNYILNDRKVSVNHSLDRNYMYQRTSQDYIFNYNLDYDDYDDVEFGVNVGNSFYISNTSLKNAYWLPKANGYFTFKNLFNKYGSKLQLFGAYTQLATEPEMAKSYSSYTTTQFSAQNSYQYFPLKEVETFKNLSNVDIKEWKTGFKFMLNGKIDLSAEYFKRRISDDIFPVFEGQNLVLKNLADHTYKGFEVNLNYDRIIANQNFSLGSKASFFKYRDIVDRVNSGYNNLMISGFNDIYKTLSEGQVLGGIMGSYFERNTEGKIVIDDYGYPVKASGMKLIADPTPDFVMKFSHNITYKMFALDISWEWKKGGQVWNGTQAVLDYYGRSQTSADERNIKNYVFEGVNYNGNVNQIPVDFYNPNQSISDNRWTRYGFLGVAENYVEKADYLRINDITLSAYFDIGKFRKALGISFYVNNIFLWQANSGVDSEQNFYDFDNSRGLDFFNLPSFKTYGCTVSFKF is encoded by the coding sequence ATGAAAAAAGTTTATCTGTTATTGCCAGTTTTTGCGGTGCAGTTTGCCTTTGCGCAGAATTCTCAGCGTTATTATTCCGGAACGTTTTTTAATGAAAAGAAAAAGCCTCAGAACTTTCTTAAAATATTCAATAAAAACAGTGGAGTTTATGAACTGACCGATGAAAAAGGCTACGCAATTATTGCTGCAAAAGAATACGACACTTTAGTTTGGAATAACGGAAAAAATATTGAGGTTGTTAGTTGGGTTTATGAGCTAAAATATCTTTTAGAAAACCAGGTGCCAAGAGAAACGGTTAAGGATATAAACTCTAAAGATTACGAAAGCCTGCTTGAAAAACCCTTGATTGATAAATTTAGCATAGAACATTCTTACGATTCTTTAAGTAAAAACTCAGATCGACAATTTTCTGCGGTTAGAAAACTTAAATTAAAGTCAGATTCTCTATATAAAATTAAAAGTCAGCCAAAAAGATCTCTTGTTTTTAACGGAAGTTTTAGTACTTCTGTAGATATCAAAAACAGAAACAGAATTCCACAGACTCAAAGTCGTTATGTTCAGGGAAGATCTGAAAATGGTTCTCTAATTTGGAAGGGACCGGACACAGGCGAAATGTTCAGTTTCGGACCGGATATTTCTACTCTAGGCTTCAACGGACAACCGTATGAATATGATGTTAACGGACAATTGGTTGATTTATCCAATGCCGTTTCTCCGGCAAAAGCTTACAAAAACAATATTTTTAAGACAACGGTTGGTTACAGCAATCAGTTGAATATAAATGCCATGATTAAGAGTGATGGTTACAATGAAGATGCGCGAATTTCTTTCAGCTTAGGACAACGAAAAGACCAGATGTATTTTATAGACCAGTTTGATGTGACGAATTCTTTTAAAGCTAAATTCAGCACAAAAATTTTAAATTTTAATTTTAATGCAGGGTTTAATTATGAAGAAAATAAAGCAACCAATACCAATAGAATTGGGCTTTTTAACAGAGCATATCAAAATTCTTTATTAACTCCGGTTTCTTTTTCAAATAAGCAGAATGCTTATCTAAGCAATGGTTTGCAGAGAAGTTACAGTTTGTATGCAGATAATCCCGATTTTCTTTTTGATCAGGCTAATAAATACAATTATTACGAAAATATCCGCCAGTTTAATTTTGATGTAAGTAAAAATTGGGATGATTTTAAACTGAATATCAGTCAGGCTTATGACAATCAGGATATCATGCATCGAGATATTTATAAACCGTCAACCAATGAATTTATCAACGGACTATACAACAGAAGAGACCAAAAAAATGAGTTTTATAATTCCAATATTTTAACAAGCTATGAATTTGGATATAATGATTTTAAAAATAAGTTCAGTTTAAACTATATTTTGAATGACAGAAAAGTAAGTGTTAATCATAGTTTAGACCGAAACTATATGTATCAAAGAACTTCACAGGATTATATTTTTAATTATAATTTAGATTATGACGATTATGATGATGTAGAATTTGGAGTAAATGTTGGAAATTCTTTTTACATCTCAAATACTTCGTTGAAAAATGCTTATTGGCTTCCGAAAGCAAACGGATATTTTACTTTTAAAAATTTATTTAATAAGTATGGAAGTAAACTTCAGCTATTTGGAGCTTATACGCAATTAGCTACAGAACCGGAAATGGCAAAATCTTATTCCTCGTATACGACGACACAGTTTTCTGCTCAGAATTCTTACCAATATTTTCCTTTAAAAGAGGTTGAAACATTCAAAAATCTCTCAAATGTTGATATCAAAGAATGGAAAACTGGATTTAAATTTATGCTTAATGGGAAAATAGATCTTAGTGCAGAATATTTTAAACGAAGAATTTCTGATGACATTTTTCCAGTTTTTGAAGGACAGAATTTGGTTCTGAAAAATCTTGCAGATCATACCTACAAAGGGTTTGAAGTGAATTTAAATTATGATAGAATCATTGCTAATCAGAATTTTTCTTTAGGAAGTAAAGCTTCATTTTTCAAATATCGGGATATTGTAGACCGTGTAAATTCGGGATACAATAATTTGATGATTTCCGGTTTTAATGATATTTATAAAACATTGTCTGAAGGCCAGGTTTTGGGTGGAATAATGGGAAGTTATTTTGAAAGAAATACTGAAGGAAAAATAGTTATTGATGATTATGGTTATCCCGTAAAAGCTTCAGGAATGAAATTGATTGCAGATCCTACTCCAGATTTTGTTATGAAATTCTCTCATAATATCACTTACAAAATGTTTGCTTTAGACATCAGCTGGGAATGGAAAAAAGGCGGACAAGTATGGAACGGAACTCAGGCTGTTCTTGATTATTACGGTCGTTCCCAAACTTCGGCAGATGAAAGAAATATTAAAAACTATGTTTTTGAAGGCGTCAATTATAATGGAAATGTGAACCAAATTCCTGTAGATTTTTACAATCCCAATCAGTCAATAAGTGACAATCGTTGGACAAGGTATGGTTTTCTTGGCGTGGCTGAAAATTATGTTGAAAAAGCAGATTACTTAAGAATCAATGATATTACACTTTCTGCTTATTTCGATATAGGGAAATTCCGAAAAGCTCTTGGAATAAGTTTTTACGTGAATAATATTTTCCTTTGGCAGGCAAACAGCGGAGTAGATTCTGAACAGAATTTCTATGATTTTGATAACAGCCGAGGTTTAGATTTTTTCAATCTTCCTTCTTTTAAAACTTACGGTTGCACGGTTTCTTTTAAATTTTAA
- a CDS encoding TonB-dependent receptor plug domain-containing protein, with product MKFRFLFNIAFVFTLLSCLFFNGQTKFSDFKKEKTYLQTNHVFYKPGEEMFFKIFIVQADNNLPANQSRTVNVELIDPSGAVVKKSKYAIKNGHAEGAFSFSEDMKGGIYKIRAFTAWMQNETGKNVFEKEITLQKIVSPRILMKLDFPKKGYGAGDEVLADFSMRSLNNLPIPFYEAYFTVSHEGKKITEGSLITDKEGKYLLKFKLPEVLKSSDALLNIKVNYDGFTESISRNIPIVLNNLDLKFMPEGGTFINGIEQNIAFKVLDEFEKPVDAVLEIYNQNHQKLTEVSAYNFGMGSFLFKPKKGEMYYAKVLKPENISKIYQLPIAKDDGIVFNAKKENQNVKLIINSTFARKVLITGNFREKEVFSKSLNLKQGLNFLDISEKELPIGICRFTMIVNNIPLAERIVFANENKQMKVKTTPTKKNYLPREKVIVNIETTNENNQPIPANLSMSVVDDKLWTYADDKQNHIFSWLLLDSELRGKIERPQFYFDKKEEKATKSLDLVMLTNGYRYFEMNSDVEKTGNYKYLPEKINPIYGIVEDENKKLVKAEVYLIENYTKIKKQATSENGLFYFSDLDGIYQHDVIAKSLNPKQKVKIRILSYQLNINPLIKQSLQNINVEEIIKEAEIKEKKTSVSKGIEGLLKTLPSVNSKSDTVKSQNIEEVVVLGYNKTQIKSKDVSASTTVSSEKLENRPNVSFLQSLQGQAAGLSISSASGSPGSSKIDVVIRGVGSIAAHSNPLYVIDGMISNSTQFRNLNPNDINSISVLKDAAATSIYGNRGSNGVIIINSRNGKTSNIKFDITPETYFAVKNIPRDSLTIYGESYRYDGYRKFSYPIYKSTNTSYRHDYRETLYWNPIVETDKNGKAQVEFYQSDANSAFRIMTEGIAASGLIGRDETTYAAQSLISIDAKIPQYLTRTDQMMIPVVIKNNSSETKTLTMNVIVPNHIKLMEADSLITLKPLESGRLFVKMQTDKLISSNIQFTVKSNEFRETMILPLKVEEKGFPHRFSIVNNKPENTKINIPEYVNGSFEASYYVYENSALQMFEDIERLKREPYGCFEQLSSTVYPNVFILDYLKSTHKINSGTEYNVIRNMKKGFEKMLSYKNRDGGFSYFGDSESDVALSAFALLQFRDLKKYVNVDTKLVQNLSSFILSKKNANGLFEVRRNYESKAGYSEYSWSRNMYVLYALSKLGIKNEIQNTYETSLKRALATKDFYQLALMANASSNLGKKEDYNQLLSILNEQYKNKEVKTKTTFTGSQGISANAETLSLYMMALQKNEKNNQLEIAKVADELINYNGYYGFGSTQATTVALEALLDFFAKNEKLFGIDKPEIKINNAKVSPNIMFSSAFRKGENDLSVEYLCDKGLPYKLDYQYYTLEAPKSENIPVTLETKLKSETSKVGETNRMTVTVKNKINGDLPMTTAKIGIPAGLTLQNALLKDMVDKKQVSYYEIFDNYLVLYWEHFDANEIKTINLDLKVEFAGEYTGKASNVYLYYMPESKFWNEGIKAKIEP from the coding sequence ATGAAATTCAGATTTTTATTCAATATAGCTTTTGTTTTTACTCTGCTTTCATGCCTGTTTTTTAATGGACAGACTAAATTCAGTGATTTTAAAAAAGAAAAAACTTACTTACAGACCAACCATGTTTTTTATAAACCGGGAGAGGAAATGTTTTTCAAAATATTTATTGTTCAGGCTGATAATAATCTTCCCGCCAATCAAAGCAGAACAGTGAATGTAGAATTGATTGATCCAAGTGGAGCGGTTGTAAAGAAAAGCAAATATGCTATAAAAAACGGCCACGCAGAAGGTGCTTTTAGTTTTTCTGAAGATATGAAAGGCGGAATTTACAAAATCAGAGCTTTTACAGCCTGGATGCAGAATGAAACCGGGAAAAATGTATTTGAAAAAGAAATTACGCTCCAAAAGATAGTTTCTCCGAGGATTTTAATGAAACTTGACTTTCCTAAAAAAGGTTATGGAGCAGGAGATGAAGTTTTGGCAGATTTCTCGATGAGAAGTTTAAACAACCTTCCAATTCCGTTTTATGAAGCCTATTTTACGGTTAGCCACGAAGGTAAAAAAATTACAGAAGGTTCATTGATTACTGATAAAGAAGGAAAATATTTACTAAAATTTAAACTTCCAGAAGTATTGAAATCTTCGGATGCTTTATTGAATATAAAAGTGAATTACGATGGTTTCACTGAATCTATTTCGAGAAACATCCCAATTGTTCTGAATAATCTGGATTTGAAATTTATGCCTGAAGGCGGAACTTTTATCAACGGAATCGAACAGAATATTGCTTTTAAAGTTTTAGATGAATTTGAAAAGCCTGTTGATGCAGTTTTAGAAATATATAATCAAAATCATCAGAAATTGACTGAAGTTTCAGCTTATAATTTCGGAATGGGAAGTTTTCTTTTTAAACCTAAAAAAGGTGAAATGTATTATGCAAAAGTTCTTAAGCCCGAAAATATCAGTAAAATATATCAACTTCCCATCGCAAAAGATGACGGAATTGTTTTTAATGCTAAAAAAGAAAATCAAAATGTTAAGTTAATTATCAACTCAACTTTTGCGAGAAAAGTTTTAATCACCGGAAATTTCAGAGAAAAAGAAGTGTTTTCTAAATCTTTAAATTTAAAACAAGGATTAAATTTTCTCGATATTTCAGAAAAAGAACTTCCCATCGGTATTTGTAGATTCACGATGATTGTAAATAATATTCCTTTAGCGGAAAGAATTGTATTTGCAAATGAAAATAAGCAGATGAAGGTGAAAACTACTCCAACAAAGAAAAATTATTTACCGAGAGAAAAAGTAATTGTCAATATTGAAACTACTAACGAAAACAATCAACCTATTCCCGCAAATCTTTCGATGAGCGTAGTCGATGATAAACTCTGGACGTATGCAGATGATAAGCAAAATCATATTTTTTCCTGGCTTTTATTGGATTCTGAACTGAGAGGAAAAATAGAAAGACCTCAGTTTTATTTCGATAAAAAAGAAGAAAAAGCGACAAAGAGTTTAGACTTAGTCATGTTGACCAATGGTTACCGATATTTTGAAATGAATTCTGACGTTGAAAAAACAGGAAATTACAAATACCTTCCTGAAAAAATCAACCCAATTTACGGCATTGTAGAAGATGAGAATAAAAAGCTTGTAAAAGCAGAAGTGTATTTGATTGAAAATTACACTAAAATAAAAAAACAAGCTACTTCAGAAAACGGGTTGTTTTATTTCTCAGATTTAGATGGAATATATCAACATGATGTCATTGCAAAATCTTTAAATCCAAAACAGAAAGTGAAAATCAGAATACTTTCTTATCAATTGAATATTAATCCTTTGATAAAGCAATCTTTACAAAATATTAATGTTGAGGAAATTATAAAAGAAGCGGAGATAAAAGAGAAAAAGACTTCAGTTTCTAAAGGAATTGAAGGACTGTTGAAAACTTTGCCATCAGTTAATAGTAAATCTGATACGGTAAAATCTCAAAATATTGAAGAGGTTGTTGTTTTAGGTTACAATAAAACACAGATAAAATCTAAAGATGTTTCCGCAAGTACTACAGTTTCTTCAGAAAAGCTTGAAAATAGACCTAACGTATCTTTTTTGCAATCTTTACAAGGTCAAGCAGCAGGATTGTCCATAAGTTCGGCTTCTGGTTCGCCAGGTTCAAGTAAAATAGATGTTGTGATCAGAGGTGTTGGATCAATAGCAGCTCATTCTAATCCTTTATATGTTATTGATGGAATGATTTCGAACTCCACGCAGTTTAGAAATTTAAATCCAAACGACATCAATTCTATTTCTGTTTTAAAAGACGCTGCTGCGACTTCCATTTATGGGAATAGAGGATCAAACGGAGTGATTATTATCAATTCAAGAAATGGAAAAACTTCAAATATTAAATTCGACATTACACCCGAAACTTATTTTGCTGTCAAAAATATTCCACGTGATAGTCTGACGATTTATGGTGAATCTTATCGTTATGATGGCTACAGAAAATTTTCATATCCAATTTACAAATCGACAAACACTTCTTACCGCCACGATTACCGTGAAACTTTATATTGGAATCCCATTGTAGAAACCGATAAAAACGGAAAAGCTCAGGTAGAATTTTATCAGTCTGATGCCAATTCTGCTTTTAGAATAATGACAGAAGGAATTGCAGCTTCAGGATTAATTGGAAGAGATGAAACAACCTATGCAGCACAAAGTTTAATTTCAATTGATGCAAAAATTCCGCAATATTTAACAAGAACTGATCAAATGATGATTCCGGTGGTCATTAAAAATAATTCTTCGGAGACGAAAACCTTAACAATGAATGTCATTGTTCCGAATCATATTAAACTAATGGAAGCAGATAGTTTGATTACGCTAAAACCATTAGAGTCCGGAAGATTATTTGTTAAAATGCAGACAGATAAATTAATCAGTTCTAATATTCAGTTTACCGTAAAATCAAATGAATTTAGAGAAACAATGATTTTGCCGTTGAAAGTAGAAGAAAAAGGCTTTCCGCATCGTTTTTCAATTGTCAATAACAAACCAGAAAACACGAAAATCAATATTCCGGAATATGTAAACGGCAGTTTTGAAGCATCTTATTATGTTTACGAAAACTCGGCATTGCAAATGTTTGAAGATATTGAAAGGTTAAAACGAGAACCTTACGGATGTTTCGAGCAGCTTTCTTCTACAGTTTACCCGAATGTTTTTATTCTTGATTATTTAAAATCAACCCATAAAATTAACTCTGGAACAGAATATAATGTTATTCGAAATATGAAAAAAGGATTCGAAAAAATGCTGTCCTATAAAAATAGAGACGGCGGATTTTCTTATTTTGGTGATAGCGAATCTGATGTTGCATTGTCCGCATTTGCTTTACTACAGTTCAGAGATTTAAAGAAATATGTAAATGTAGATACAAAATTGGTTCAGAATCTTTCCTCATTTATTCTGTCGAAGAAAAATGCAAACGGACTTTTTGAGGTAAGAAGAAATTATGAATCGAAAGCAGGATATTCAGAATATTCATGGTCCAGAAATATGTATGTTTTGTATGCTTTGTCTAAACTTGGTATTAAAAATGAAATTCAGAATACTTACGAAACCAGCCTAAAAAGAGCTTTGGCCACAAAAGATTTTTATCAGTTGGCGTTAATGGCAAATGCATCTTCAAATCTTGGGAAAAAGGAAGATTACAATCAATTACTTTCTATTTTAAACGAACAGTACAAAAATAAAGAGGTAAAAACCAAAACTACATTTACAGGTTCACAAGGAATTTCAGCCAATGCAGAAACGCTTTCCTTATACATGATGGCTTTACAAAAAAATGAAAAAAATAATCAGTTGGAAATTGCAAAAGTTGCAGATGAATTGATTAATTACAACGGATATTACGGATTTGGTTCAACACAAGCTACAACAGTTGCTTTAGAAGCATTATTAGATTTCTTCGCTAAAAATGAAAAATTATTTGGAATTGATAAACCGGAAATTAAAATCAATAATGCCAAAGTATCACCAAATATTATGTTTTCTTCAGCTTTCAGGAAAGGTGAAAACGACTTGAGTGTTGAATATTTATGTGATAAAGGTTTACCTTATAAACTAGATTACCAATATTACACTTTGGAAGCTCCAAAAAGTGAAAATATTCCTGTTACTCTAGAAACAAAACTAAAATCTGAAACTTCAAAAGTAGGTGAGACCAACAGAATGACGGTAACCGTGAAAAATAAAATCAACGGAGATCTACCAATGACCACAGCAAAAATCGGAATTCCTGCCGGATTGACTTTACAAAATGCATTGTTGAAAGATATGGTTGATAAGAAGCAGGTTTCTTATTATGAAATATTTGATAACTATCTGGTTTTATATTGGGAACATTTTGATGCCAATGAAATAAAAACCATTAATCTCGATTTAAAAGTAGAATTTGCTGGAGAATATACCGGAAAAGCGAGTAATGTTTATCTTTATTATATGCCGGAATCTAAGTTTTGGAATGAAGGAATTAAAGCTAAAATAGAACCTTAA
- a CDS encoding vWA domain-containing protein — protein MENNHDIDKKFNEASQSLEEPATFPSFDKVWAQVEEKLDKKEDKKKIIPIWFPYGIAASLIIGLGAFYFINKNDVSEINKPAIAQNTISPKVNSNVQAIDSTVKSNIEKEITLNNPKQKKNEDIVSKSSKDHILETSQSHESGIKYVYREEVSEGIFVADKVKKYNKEVLNYDDKETNIEEVVVTGYRAVKKQSYTSSATSITSTEIVNNQKSGSQGYVNSSPIIAMGNNSIQYQNSAPNYNIRNEFKQNNNISQALIGTVSGLQIMPNLGVPGSSKPLIIRGISSLNTNNQPLYVINGKISDSKAFSNLNPNTIESVSVLKDAAATSMYGSKASNGVVVIKTKKLSRKERIAFEKLQKVQDSINASKQIQKQNNEEYDAFVENPFELTKNQSVSTFSIDIDKAAYSNIRRMINNGEYVNKNAVRIEEMINYFKYDYPQPKNNEPFSINTEYNDSPWNNKHKLLKIGLQGKEIPTDKLPNSNFVFLIDVSGSMNEPNKLPLLKSSFKLLLDQLRPTDKVGIVVYAGSAGMVLPPTSAKEKGKIIEALDKLQAGGSTAGGQGIELAYKLAQENFIKNGNNRVIIATDGDFNVGASSTGDLQTLVEEKRKSGVFLTCLGFGMGNFKDNRMETLANKGNGNYAYIDNLQEANKFLGKEFAGNMYAIAKDVKIQIEFNPKYVKSYRLIGYENRKLKNEDFTNDKIDAGELGSGHTVTALYEVIPNDVNSEFLPKENDLKYTKNTNDENFNDELATVKFRYKKPDGDTSSEIIQVVKNTNQPFSSSSNDFKFASSVAWFGLVLRNSALIKNKDLKEIENLAKKGRGKDDEGYRAEFVRLVETYRSTQK, from the coding sequence ATGGAAAATAATCACGATATAGATAAAAAATTCAATGAGGCTTCTCAATCTTTGGAAGAACCTGCAACTTTTCCGAGTTTTGATAAAGTTTGGGCTCAAGTTGAAGAAAAATTAGATAAAAAAGAAGATAAGAAGAAAATCATCCCAATCTGGTTTCCTTACGGTATTGCTGCAAGTTTAATTATTGGTTTGGGAGCATTTTATTTCATCAATAAAAATGATGTTTCTGAAATAAATAAGCCTGCAATTGCTCAAAATACGATTTCTCCTAAAGTGAATTCTAATGTTCAAGCGATTGATAGTACGGTAAAATCTAATATTGAAAAGGAAATCACATTAAATAATCCAAAGCAGAAAAAAAACGAAGATATAGTTTCAAAATCTTCAAAAGATCATATTTTGGAAACTTCTCAAAGTCATGAATCAGGAATTAAATATGTTTACAGAGAAGAAGTAAGTGAAGGTATTTTTGTTGCAGATAAAGTAAAAAAATATAATAAGGAAGTTTTGAATTATGATGATAAAGAAACTAATATTGAAGAAGTTGTAGTGACCGGTTATAGAGCTGTAAAAAAACAATCTTATACTTCAAGTGCTACTTCAATAACATCTACAGAAATTGTAAACAATCAAAAATCCGGTTCGCAGGGTTATGTAAATTCATCACCAATAATTGCGATGGGAAATAATAGTATTCAATATCAAAATTCTGCACCAAATTATAATATCAGAAATGAGTTTAAACAGAATAATAATATTTCACAAGCTTTAATCGGAACAGTTTCTGGTCTTCAAATAATGCCAAATTTAGGAGTTCCAGGTTCTTCAAAACCACTTATAATTAGAGGGATAAGCAGTTTAAATACAAATAATCAACCTTTATATGTTATCAACGGGAAAATTTCAGACAGTAAAGCTTTTAGCAATTTAAATCCGAACACTATTGAAAGTGTTTCTGTTTTAAAAGACGCAGCTGCTACATCAATGTATGGAAGTAAGGCATCAAATGGAGTTGTTGTTATTAAAACTAAAAAACTCTCTCGTAAAGAAAGAATAGCTTTTGAAAAACTGCAGAAAGTTCAGGATAGCATCAATGCATCAAAACAAATTCAGAAGCAAAACAATGAAGAATATGATGCTTTTGTAGAAAATCCGTTTGAGTTAACGAAAAATCAATCAGTTTCTACGTTTTCGATTGATATAGATAAAGCGGCGTATTCCAACATTAGAAGAATGATTAACAACGGAGAATATGTAAATAAAAATGCAGTAAGAATCGAGGAAATGATTAATTATTTTAAATATGATTATCCACAACCGAAAAACAATGAGCCGTTTTCTATTAATACAGAATACAACGATTCTCCTTGGAATAACAAACATAAATTATTGAAAATCGGTTTGCAGGGAAAAGAAATTCCAACAGATAAACTTCCCAACTCAAATTTTGTTTTTCTGATTGATGTTTCAGGTTCGATGAATGAACCGAATAAATTACCGCTATTGAAATCTTCTTTTAAACTTCTTTTGGATCAGTTAAGACCAACCGATAAAGTAGGAATTGTAGTTTACGCCGGAAGCGCCGGAATGGTTTTACCACCAACTTCAGCCAAAGAAAAAGGGAAAATCATTGAAGCCCTAGATAAACTTCAGGCAGGCGGAAGTACAGCGGGTGGACAAGGAATTGAATTAGCTTACAAATTGGCTCAGGAAAACTTTATCAAAAATGGAAATAATCGTGTCATTATCGCTACAGACGGAGATTTTAACGTTGGAGCATCTTCAACAGGTGATCTTCAGACTTTAGTGGAAGAAAAAAGAAAATCAGGCGTTTTTCTTACCTGTTTAGGTTTCGGAATGGGCAATTTCAAAGACAACAGAATGGAAACTTTAGCGAATAAAGGAAACGGGAATTATGCTTACATCGATAATCTTCAGGAAGCTAATAAATTTTTAGGAAAGGAGTTTGCCGGAAATATGTATGCGATTGCTAAAGATGTAAAAATTCAGATTGAATTTAATCCGAAATACGTAAAATCATATCGCCTAATTGGTTACGAAAACCGAAAATTGAAAAATGAAGATTTTACCAACGATAAAATTGATGCAGGAGAATTGGGAAGCGGTCATACTGTTACCGCTTTATACGAAGTCATTCCGAATGATGTGAATTCTGAATTTTTGCCAAAAGAAAATGATTTAAAATATACGAAAAACACAAATGATGAAAATTTTAATGATGAATTGGCAACGGTAAAATTCAGATATAAAAAACCTGATGGCGATACAAGTTCTGAAATTATTCAGGTTGTTAAAAACACAAATCAACCTTTTTCATCTTCAAGCAATGACTTTAAATTTGCTTCATCTGTGGCTTGGTTCGGATTGGTTTTAAGAAATTCTGCTTTAATCAAGAATAAAGATTTAAAAGAAATAGAAAATCTTGCTAAAAAAGGAAGAGGCAAAGATGATGAGGGCTACAGAGCGGAGTTTGTGAGATTGGTGGAAACATACAGGTCGACACAAAAATAA
- a CDS encoding GbsR/MarR family transcriptional regulator: MQLSEAKEKYIQTWGTFATSWGINRTMAQVHALLLANGKPLSTDEVMEMLEISRGNANMNLRALMDWGIVKKEFIKGDRKEYFIAEKDVWFLFKQITKERRKREIEPVVAFLDELKKIDDNDSEEAKEFIKLMDDFSNVTSKINNIMDLAIKSDDHWLVGKITNLLK; encoded by the coding sequence ATGCAACTTTCAGAAGCTAAAGAAAAATATATTCAAACTTGGGGAACATTTGCTACGAGTTGGGGAATCAATCGTACGATGGCACAGGTTCATGCTTTACTTTTGGCCAACGGAAAACCGCTTTCTACCGATGAGGTAATGGAAATGCTTGAAATTTCGAGAGGAAATGCCAATATGAATCTTCGTGCATTGATGGATTGGGGCATTGTAAAGAAAGAGTTCATCAAAGGTGATCGTAAAGAATATTTTATCGCTGAAAAAGATGTCTGGTTTTTGTTTAAGCAAATAACGAAAGAAAGAAGGAAAAGAGAAATAGAACCAGTTGTGGCTTTTTTAGATGAACTAAAGAAAATCGATGACAACGATTCTGAAGAAGCTAAAGAATTTATCAAATTGATGGATGATTTTAGCAACGTGACGAGTAAAATAAACAATATTATGGATCTTGCGATAAAAAGTGACGATCATTGGTTGGTCGGAAAGATTACCAACTTATTAAAATAA
- a CDS encoding RNA polymerase sigma factor yields the protein MEKELLIECQRNDRNAQRKVYEKMAGKLYTVCKRYLKNDEDIQEVLADTFYKIFTKLNQLQNPDIFEAWAKKIAVNECLQKLRSMKALNVSLEEDFVESTGSPTDSISFEKDILKLLNFLPEGCRAIFNLFAIEGYPHKEIATMLSISEGTSKSQLNFARKKLQELLVNHNI from the coding sequence ATGGAAAAAGAATTACTGATAGAATGCCAACGAAACGACCGCAATGCTCAGCGGAAAGTTTACGAAAAAATGGCGGGCAAGCTGTACACAGTCTGCAAACGCTATCTGAAAAACGACGAAGACATACAAGAAGTATTGGCGGATACTTTTTATAAAATTTTCACAAAGCTGAACCAATTACAAAACCCAGATATTTTTGAAGCATGGGCTAAAAAAATTGCAGTGAATGAATGTTTACAGAAACTGAGAAGTATGAAAGCTTTGAATGTTTCGTTAGAAGAAGATTTTGTAGAATCAACAGGTTCTCCAACCGACAGTATTTCGTTCGAGAAAGATATTTTGAAGCTTTTGAATTTTCTTCCTGAAGGCTGTAGGGCGATTTTCAATCTTTTTGCCATTGAAGGTTATCCACACAAAGAGATTGCAACCATGCTTTCAATCAGCGAAGGAACATCAAAATCTCAGCTGAATTTTGCAAGAAAAAAATTGCAGGAACTTTTGGTCAATCACAACATTTAA